Within the Longimicrobiales bacterium genome, the region TTGAAGCGGCCGACGATCGTCCCCGCCGGATCGCGCACGGGACCGGTGCTCAGCGCCAACGTTCCCGACTCCAGTACCTGAACCGTGTCGGGCTCCCAGGCGAACGGCGCGCGCTCTCCTTCATAGAACCGCTTCCAGTGCGCCGCGACGGCCTCGCGGCCGCGCAGCGCCGCCGGCCCTGTGAAGAACACCGCCTCGTCCGAGAGCATGCGCGTGAACGCCGCATGATCCCGATCGGCCATCGTGCGTGCGAATGCCCGCTCGGCGGTGAAGACCTGCTGCTCGAGCGTCGCCGGGCTCGCCGTCGTCGCAGGGCGCGTGGGTGCGCAACCCTGCGCGAGTGCGAGGAGGAGCAGTGGGATGAATCGTGGGCGCATGACGGGGGCGGGATGTGATGAGGGAAGACAGTTCACGCGGGCTTCGCACCGACTGGACGCCACGTCAGGCGGCACGGTCAACTCGCACGGCGACGAGTTGGCCGCGATGCGTCCTGAAGACCGGATCGACCTCCATCCACTCGATCACTTCGGGCGTCTCGTCGCTCACCCA harbors:
- a CDS encoding nuclear transport factor 2 family protein, which encodes MRPRFIPLLLLALAQGCAPTRPATTASPATLEQQVFTAERAFARTMADRDHAAFTRMLSDEAVFFTGPAALRGREAVAAHWKRFYEGERAPFAWEPDTVQVLESGTLALSTGPVRDPAGTIVGRFNSIWRRESPGVWRVVFDKGQPVCPPPSR